TCGCTGACGCAATACCTCTTCGCCTTCAAAGTTTACGGAAACAGCATGAAGTAGGCTGTCCATATCAATAGATTTATCCTCGAAAACATGCTTTTTCAAAACTGATAACGAGTCGGTTATCGTTCCTAATCCTGTACATTGGATATAGGTAGTGTTATATCGCGGTCCTCCGTTATAATAATCTCGTCCTTTTTTGATACAGTCATCGATAATTACCGATAAAAATGTTGCCGGTGCATATTTTGCAAACATGCGGTCGATATAGTTATTTATCCTGATTTTCAAATCGATAATATACTTTAACTGTGCGTGGAATGCATCGTAAAGCTCTTCAAACGATTTAAAATTGCGTGGGTTGCCTGTTTCAATTCCCACCTTTTTGCCTGTTACGGGATTGATTCCGTTAAACAGTGTAACTTCAAGAATTTTAGGCACATTCAGGTAGCCAGTAAGCAAGAAAGCCTCTTTTCCGAAAGCTCCCACTTCAATACATCCGCTGCAACCACCTTCACGAGCGTCTCGGATTGATTTTCCTGAGCGCAACATCTGTTGGATATAGATATCGGGATTGAATACCGAAGGGTAACCGTGTCCCTGGCGAATAACTTTAATCGCAGCATGCAGAAATTTGTCCGGTGTGCGGGATGAAATATGCACCGAGTTACCGGGTTGAAGAATATGCAACTCTTCAATAATTTCGAGCATCAGATACGAAACCACGTTCACACCATCTGAGCCGTCGGGTCTTACACCACCGATATTGATATTGCAGAAGTCGTTGTAAGTGCCGCTTTCGTTTGCGGTGATACCCACTTTTGGCGGAGCAGGTTGATTATTTACCTTTATCCAGAAGCAGGAGAGAAGCTCTTTTGCATCATCGCGTGTGAGCGTTCCGTTGGCTAAATCGTTTTTATAAAATGGTTCAAGATGTTGGTCGAAATGTCCGGGGTTGAAGGAATCCCAACCGTTCAATTCAATAATAACTCCCAGATGCATAAACCAGTACATTTGAATTGCCTCCCAAAAATTACGAGGTTTATTTGCCGGAACATGACGACAAACTTGTGCTATCTGTAACAATTCGCTTATCCGTTTCGGGTCCTTTTCGTTTTTTGCCATCTCTTCTGCTTTTTCGGCGTATCGTTCTGCTAATCTGATAATAGCGTAGCATGATACCGCCATAGCCTTCAACTGCTCCTCCTTATCGGTGGCTTCGGGGTCGTTAAAAAAATCAAGTTTAGCTATCTCTTCATTTATTTCCCTTTTAAAATCGAGCATACCCTTTTTATAAACTTTCCCATCTAAACAGGTGTGTCCGGGGGCACGCTGTTCCATAAACTCCGTGAACAATCCGGCTTCATAGGCTGCGCTCCACTCTTCTGGTACATAATTGAAAATGCGCTCGCGTTGGGTACGACCTTGCCAGTATGGAATAACTTCGGTTCGATAAGTTTCAATATCCTCTTTGCTGATAGTGTAGCGCTGCTGCTCGCGTGTGTTGAGTACATTCAAATCCTCAACAGTATGGCAGGTAAGTTCGGGAAAAGTGGAAACAGCTTTTGGTTTTTCGCCTCGTTCGCCAACTATTAGCTCATTTTTGCCGATATAAATAGCTTTTTTCTCGCAAATTTCCATAAAGTTCAGGGCGCGCATCATAGGGATGGAATATTTTCCATTGTTTTCCTTATAAAATCGGGTCGTTATCAGTGCACGCTCAATGGACAGAGTTGCAGGGGTTGTAACACTCTCTTCCCTCAAATCCTGTATGCGCTGGTTCATACCCGGTTTTTTATGATTTTCTTTGTAGAAATTGCCTTCCTGATTCGATTTTCTTTCAGGTATTCTATTTTTGGATTTTATTTTTTCGAACATTTCTTTCTCTCTTATTTAAATGTAACGTAAAGATAGCTAATATTTTTAGAACTGTGATTTTCTTTAAGGGGAACTCAATAGTTATATGTGTGACCTCTATTCTTATTTATAAAAGTCATTGATAAGCCCATTCAACTTATCTTATAACAAATTAACTGTATAAAGGTTCAATCTGTAATTTGTGTTACAATCAATATCATTTTAGTATGATTCTATAACATTTGTCAGCATAAGTTATGTAGTATTTTAACATTATCTGCCCGTTGGTATTAGTTTCAAAAGTTGATAGGCTTAAGTCTATCCACGGATAATCATCCGTGCATTCTTTAATCTCATCATTTACAATTTTCCTGTCCGGTATGTTTACAAGATGATAAAGTGTTTCAACCCGTCCCACGCCAATATCAGCCGGTGCCGACATTATGATTGCCCATCTGTTATTAGTTGATATATCGATAAGCTGTAAAACCGACTGTGGATCGTGATAAATTACCATACCTTGGTTTTGTTCGTCATCGGCTAAAAGGGTGTTTTCGGTCTGGTTTATGTAAACTTTTTTTATTGGTATCAACGGAGTTGAACTGTTCAATGTGCACTCTTCTCCGGTTAAAAACAGTTCCGAGATACAGATATCATCATATTTAGTCCCCGGTAATGATTCTACTATATCGATTTTTACAAAAAAACAGGAATCAAGTATCGGTTGCTCGAAATGTGACCGTGCTTGCTGGTATACTTTCTTGCTGAATTCATTAAGTTCTTTTCGCGAAAAATCTAATTCAATTGTTTGAATACCAAAAGTATCGACTAATGTTACAATTTGTTCGCGCGGGTATTTTAATCCTACATATACGTCGGCAATTTCACTAACAAATCCTCCATCGGGATGAACAGTTGCATAAACCGATAATTGTATTTTTTTTGGGCGGGCATTTTTATAAAACAGCTCTTGGCTCTTTCCGTATCCGGAAAAAATATTAACGTACACCTTGTTGTTGTCATGGGGCATCCTTAAATAGGTGCCGGCAGGGTTGTTGTTTTTATATGAGCCACATACCCAGCAGGTTTTAATATTACCATCAAATATGTTCGATTCAGGGTAGGGCTCAACGGGCATATCTTCATAATCGTAATCGCAGACATTTAAAAAAAAATCCTCCCATTCACTTTCCGATTGTGCCCATCCGTTACTCGTTGTATAGATGGCAATTATAATAAGACAAGCAACTTTATAATAATGATTTAATTTGATCATAGGTCTTCTTTGATTTTTGTTCGTATATGCTCTTCCAAGGTTCTTCGAGACTATTTTTATAGTCATCCATTTCTTTGAGTATCGACTCAATCTTAGATTTTCTTTTTTTTGCTATTATTTGTTCGACTACTGCCCGTCGGGTTTTGGATGAGCTATTTATCAGGTAGATTGTCTCCTCAATATATTCCCTGTCAGATTTAGGATATATTTCATCCAGAATCAAGTCCCAATCTGCCAAAGGAATTTCTGCAAGTTGCCTATTGATCGAAGTTAGATCGCATTTTTCTGATTTGATGAGAAGATTATTGAATGTCGTGGTATCAATAGCTGTATCGGTTTTGGTATATACATTAAAAGCACGGGGCTGCCCATATTTTTCTTTTAACGATGTTATAGCTTGTAGGCTTTTTGGGGTTCTGGCATTTTCAATTATCCAGTCCCAGTACGGAACTGGAGATATTAAGTAATAAGCCATGGTATCGGTTAGTGCTAATGTTACACTCCATTTTGCTCTCCACGGGCCTAACAAGCTTGTTAGGTCACTAAAGGTAATTAGCTTCTCAAGTAATTTGCTTTCGCAATCAAAAACATAAAGTCCAACATCCTTTAATAAATACTTGGGTTTTCCCCCATCGGGGAAAGCGGCAATACCCTCTGCGCTACGGTAGGCCATTTTTGAGGCTACAAAAGCTACTTTTGTATGATTATCGTTCCAAGCAGCACCCCAATGGACGTCGTAATCAATTGTCAAATACTCGGAATAGCACGATGTAAGCAAAAAAACCATACTTACTGTGAGTGTCTTAACAGTAAATATGGCTTTAAAATAGAAATAGAACTTTTTCATGGTGTTTTTATCGATATTTAGGATATTAATCAATAACTAAGTCGAAAGCACCATTGTCAAGATTTTTTTAATTATATGGTCTATTCTGTTTTTTTCCAAATAATTTCTTTTTTCCAATTATCTTTTCCTTGATAATAATCTTTAAATAATTGGATAGTCTCTTCTTTTGTTAGCACTTTCTCAGCGGCGAATTGTTGTCCATTTTCTTTATATTCAGCAACAAAATTACCATCAGAAAAGGCTGCTTGAATAAAATCATCCTTGTCATTCAAAATAATAAAGAAATTATCATCGTTAAGGCTGTTGATACATTCCACCACTTTCTCTTCACTTACTTTATCAAAAGTATCACCATTTGCCAATTCGACTGAGAAATTTGACACTTTTTTTACTTCCTTTTTCGCCCCGTCATTTGATTCTTTTCCCGCTCCATCAACAGGTATGGTTTTGCTTAATTGTTCAAACTCTGCTTTTTTAAAAGTATCCAAACCACTACCTACAAAAACCCAGTTTTTTCCATTATCCAAGCTTGATAAAAGGACAGCATGAATTTGGTCTGGTCCAGCATCAGCGTAATATGCTGTAGCAAAAACTGCTTTTCTGCCCATAATATTACCAACCTCATAGCGCACCTCTTTTATAGTGCCATCCCATCCAGCAACAGCTTTTGCATCTTCCTTAACGCCTTTATCTTCGAAATAACCTTCCGAGATTGCATATTTTAGAATTCCGGAGGCGTTCTTTTTGAGCAATTCAACATCTTTGTTTTTGTACGCATTTAACACCTCTTTAGCTACATTTTCTACCTGAGAAAAGGCAGTAATAGTAGAGACAAAAATTAAAGTGGAAATAATTACTAATTTTTTCATAGCTACAATTTTTAAGTTAATTAATAGAATTTAGAAAATATCATGAATGATATTTTTTATTTGCAGTATTTAAATTTCAACTATATGTATTTAGATATCATTCAAATATATGAATATTTTTTAATAAAAGTCAAACAACTATTTTAAAAAACAAAAAAACTATGTAAAATGCACAGTAAAAACTACCGCTATTGAAGCTACGTTCTTATATACAGTGACCGATGTTTTATTAAATGTTTTTAGTTTTGCATTTCAGTATATCTGATCAAATTCTCGAAAATAATTGTCCGTTGGACAAAATCAATCCTGAAAGGATGACAAGATTATAGATTAAAATTTAAAAGCGATATAGTAACCCTGAAAGGGTGAAATAGCTTATTGAAATTGGCGGAACAATTATGTCACTCTATGGGGTTTGGGCAAACCTTTGATATTCATTGGGTTATAATAATATCATCCCTGCGAGATTATGGGTTGTATAAAATTACAATTGGTATAATATAACCAATATCTGAAACTCTTAATCCTCTTTTATCACTAAACATATTGTTACTATATTTGCAAATAGGTAACAACGCCTTTACAATCATTACTACGAAAAAAATATATGAACCAGTAC
The DNA window shown above is from Bacteroidales bacterium and carries:
- a CDS encoding glycyl radical protein, with product MNQRIQDLREESVTTPATLSIERALITTRFYKENNGKYSIPMMRALNFMEICEKKAIYIGKNELIVGERGEKPKAVSTFPELTCHTVEDLNVLNTREQQRYTISKEDIETYRTEVIPYWQGRTQRERIFNYVPEEWSAAYEAGLFTEFMEQRAPGHTCLDGKVYKKGMLDFKREINEEIAKLDFFNDPEATDKEEQLKAMAVSCYAIIRLAERYAEKAEEMAKNEKDPKRISELLQIAQVCRHVPANKPRNFWEAIQMYWFMHLGVIIELNGWDSFNPGHFDQHLEPFYKNDLANGTLTRDDAKELLSCFWIKVNNQPAPPKVGITANESGTYNDFCNINIGGVRPDGSDGVNVVSYLMLEIIEELHILQPGNSVHISSRTPDKFLHAAIKVIRQGHGYPSVFNPDIYIQQMLRSGKSIRDAREGGCSGCIEVGAFGKEAFLLTGYLNVPKILEVTLFNGINPVTGKKVGIETGNPRNFKSFEELYDAFHAQLKYIIDLKIRINNYIDRMFAKYAPATFLSVIIDDCIKKGRDYYNGGPRYNTTYIQCTGLGTITDSLSVLKKHVFEDKSIDMDSLLHAVSVNFEGEEVLRQRILNNTPFFGNDDDYADDIAVRVYEDLFKLIDGRPNGKEGGKYHLNMLSTTCHNYFGNVMGASPNGRLACKAISDGTSPSHGCDTHGPTAVIRSLAKLDQVKSGGTLLNLRFLPSLLKRDEDVAKLGKLIRSYFSQGGHHVQFNIVDTATLIAARENPEEYKDLLVRMAGYSDYFNDMNDNLKQEVIERTENESF